A window from Littorina saxatilis isolate snail1 linkage group LG9, US_GU_Lsax_2.0, whole genome shotgun sequence encodes these proteins:
- the LOC138976248 gene encoding uncharacterized protein, with amino-acid sequence MPARSFGASCRSQCDGASSSKDRTRASETDGVEGRVMDERGDGGLKQGVREERTKLAFCGTFVVRASEALQQNSHLTSLSVGDSGNDPSNLTDAKLEEDLLLLSAIQHPWACQVSFVLHEATELTRSLQSAGFIFTRCLGQYVASSSAPECLRSVRVQSQGFLPLPQRAARILVFVRDSNQLLLVIRHLYSNLPDDASITLVTEQRDTELQDLMQLMSAELREKKKRAKDIMYAQKAAQKTKADTAHQENTDASGETSTKDRLGSKPERVKLEAEEFAERQRLYRESQGSRVKSEHVGKYLAVIEDSETLTDVAMAKLNL; translated from the exons ATGCCTGCCAGATCTTTTGGTGCGTCATGTAGAAGCCAGTGTGATGGGGCATCATCCAGCAAAGATAGGACTAGAGCGAGCGAGACTGATGGTGTGGAAGGACGTGTGATGGACGAGCGAGGAGATGGAGGACTAAAGCAAGGGGTGAGAGAAGAAAGAACAAAGTTGGCATTCTGTGGAACATTCGTTGTGAGAGCGTCGGAAGCCTTACAGCAGAACAGTCACCTGACCAGCCTGAGCGTTGGAGATTCTGGAAACGACCCTAGCAATCTTACAG ATGCCAAATTGGAAGAAGACCTGTTGCTGTTGTCAGCCATCCAACACCCCTGGGCCTGTCAGGTCAGCTTCGTGCTTCATGAGGCGACAGAGCTGACCAGAAGTTTGCAGAGCGCTGGCTTCATCTTCACAAGGTGCCTTGGCCAGTACGTCGCGTCTTCCTCAGCTCCAGAGTGTCTTCGTTCAGTGCGGGTGCAGTCGCAAGGATTTCTACCGTTGCCCCAGCGAGCAGCAAGAattttggtttttgtcag GGATTCAAACCAACTCCTCCTGGTGATTCGACACCTGTACTCCAATCTCCCCGATGACGCATCCATCACCTTGGTAACGGAGCAACGCGACACAGAACTCCAGGATCTGATGCAGCTGATGTCCGCAGAGCTGCGTGAAAAAAAGAAACGGGCGAAAGACATCATGTATGCTCAGAAAGCAGCtcagaaaacaaaagcagacacGGCGCATCAAGAAAACACTGACGCCTCTGGTGAAACGAGCACAAAAGACAGATTGGGGTCAAAACCCGAGCGAGTCAAGCTTGAGGCTGAAGAGTTTGCTGAACGACAGAGACTGTACCGTGAGAGCCAGGGAAGTCGTGTGAAGAGTGAACATGTGGGCAAATATCTGGCTGTGATCGAAGACAGTGAAACATTGACTGACGTTGCCATGGCTAAGCTCAACTTGTGA